One genomic window of Corallococcus silvisoli includes the following:
- a CDS encoding sigma-54-dependent Fis family transcriptional regulator, which produces MSAPPLVEQVREALRAFVELESLARAEVVDRERLRTWALEHFGALVRIEQEASRMAAAPPPRPAPPPEPPKSAVQRSLEQVSAAPLGTSLEVALGALMDLTGARRGFVGLRGRGGALRFAAHQGFTDPHPSGPEGQLSRTILAAALETGGPLLLQDARVDVRFAQAPSVMALALRAVLVVPLPGRAGPFGVLYLDHPSTAGAFGPEAREHAEAFARALGPLLERDVALARARERRQERGARLRTGRKLEALVGESDAMLELLELLVKVAPSPSPVLILGETGTGKELVARAVHEHSRRASGPFVAINCGALSPGLVESELFGHERGAFTGAERTRPGSFEAADGGTFFLDEVGELPLPVQAKLLRLLEGGTFMRVGSTESRRADVRVMAATHKELHAEVRAGRFREDLLFRLDVVRLEVPPLREREEDIGLVAESLIARLVAEQGLPARRLHPAALAALESWSWPGNVRELRNVLERAVVLSDAERIGLDVLPPEIAGALRPATTPRGIKEAVRVYRQRLVQQALDTSGSHAEAARRLGVNPKYLYKLIKDIESEATDAEG; this is translated from the coding sequence ATGAGCGCCCCACCGCTCGTCGAACAGGTGCGTGAAGCGCTGCGGGCCTTCGTGGAGCTGGAGTCCCTTGCCCGCGCGGAGGTCGTGGACCGGGAGCGCCTGCGGACCTGGGCCCTGGAGCACTTCGGGGCCCTGGTGCGCATCGAACAGGAGGCCTCGCGGATGGCCGCGGCCCCGCCGCCCCGGCCCGCACCGCCGCCAGAGCCCCCCAAGAGCGCGGTGCAGCGCTCGCTGGAGCAGGTGTCGGCCGCGCCGCTGGGCACCTCGCTGGAGGTGGCGCTGGGCGCCCTGATGGACCTCACCGGGGCGAGGCGGGGCTTCGTCGGCCTGCGCGGGAGGGGCGGAGCGCTGCGCTTCGCGGCCCACCAGGGCTTCACGGATCCGCACCCCAGCGGCCCCGAGGGACAGCTGTCCCGGACCATCCTCGCCGCCGCCCTGGAGACGGGCGGCCCCCTGCTGCTCCAGGACGCGCGGGTCGATGTCCGCTTCGCCCAAGCGCCCAGTGTGATGGCGCTCGCCCTGCGCGCGGTGCTGGTGGTGCCGCTGCCGGGCCGCGCGGGGCCCTTCGGAGTGCTGTACCTGGACCATCCGAGCACCGCGGGGGCCTTTGGCCCGGAGGCCCGCGAGCACGCCGAGGCCTTCGCGCGCGCCCTGGGGCCGCTCCTGGAGCGAGATGTGGCGCTCGCCCGCGCACGCGAGAGACGTCAGGAGCGGGGCGCGCGGCTGCGCACGGGCCGCAAGCTGGAGGCGCTGGTCGGGGAGAGCGATGCGATGTTGGAGCTGTTGGAGCTGCTGGTGAAGGTGGCCCCCTCCCCTTCCCCCGTGCTCATCCTGGGCGAGACGGGCACGGGCAAGGAGCTGGTGGCGCGAGCAGTGCACGAGCACTCCCGCCGGGCCTCCGGTCCCTTCGTGGCCATCAACTGCGGAGCGCTCTCACCGGGGCTGGTGGAGAGCGAGCTGTTCGGTCACGAGCGAGGCGCCTTCACCGGGGCCGAGCGGACGCGCCCCGGCAGCTTCGAGGCCGCGGACGGAGGCACCTTCTTCCTCGACGAGGTGGGCGAGCTGCCCTTGCCCGTCCAGGCGAAGCTGCTGCGCCTGCTGGAGGGCGGCACGTTCATGCGGGTGGGCTCCACCGAGTCGCGACGCGCGGATGTGCGAGTCATGGCCGCCACGCACAAGGAGCTCCACGCGGAGGTGCGCGCCGGACGCTTCCGCGAGGATCTGCTCTTCCGGTTGGATGTCGTGCGGCTGGAGGTGCCACCGCTGCGCGAGCGAGAGGAGGACATCGGTCTGGTCGCCGAATCGCTCATCGCCCGGCTCGTCGCCGAGCAGGGCCTCCCTGCGCGAAGGCTTCACCCGGCCGCCCTGGCCGCGCTGGAGTCCTGGTCCTGGCCAGGCAACGTGCGCGAGCTGCGCAACGTGCTCGAACGCGCGGTGGTGCTGAGCGACGCGGAGCGGATCGGCTTGGACGTGCTGCCGCCGGAGATCGCTGGAGCCCTTCGGCCAGCCACCACCCCCCGGGGCATCAAGGAGGCGGTCCGTGTCTATCGCCAGCGGCTCGTCCAACAGGCGCTCGACACCAGCGGCAGCCACGCCGAGGCGGCGCGCCGCTTGGGCGTCAACCCCAAGTACCTCTACAAGCTCATCAAGGACATCGAGTCCGAGGCCACCGACGCGGAGGGCTGA
- the chrA gene encoding chromate efflux transporter: MSETSTPTQPQENEGAASGRRETAPVGSHPPTASRLLEVAAAFLRLGCLSFGGPIAHLGYLRAEFVGRRRWLDDAHYGDLVALCQFLPGPASSQVVFALGMQRAGLLGALLASACFTLPSALLMIGFAYGVARASDLGNAGWLHGLKLAAVAVIAQAVWGMGRRLCIDRARISLCIGSAAVLLAFPGALAQFGVIAGGGLVGWWLYRSTVSVGAPPGVVSGTRGHIAAAGALVAFLALQVALPLLASATESHDLAVFDSLYRAGSLVFGGGHVVLPLLRAEIVPRGWLTDDQFLAGYGAAQALPGPLFAFAAYLGAAMKPGAGSWLNGLWCLLAIFLPAWLLIGGALPFWHRLREKRWARAALAGANAAVVGVLLAALYTPVMTESVRGPRDVVAALLAFGLLEQWAAPPWLVVAASAAAGQWLLGA, encoded by the coding sequence ATGAGCGAGACGTCCACCCCCACTCAGCCTCAGGAGAACGAGGGAGCCGCGTCAGGTCGCCGCGAGACCGCCCCTGTTGGGTCACATCCGCCGACGGCGAGCCGCCTCCTCGAAGTAGCAGCCGCGTTCCTCCGCCTCGGCTGCCTCTCGTTCGGCGGTCCAATCGCCCACCTCGGGTATCTGCGAGCCGAGTTCGTCGGGAGACGAAGATGGCTCGACGACGCGCACTACGGCGACCTGGTCGCGCTCTGCCAGTTCCTCCCGGGCCCCGCCAGCAGTCAGGTGGTCTTCGCGCTCGGCATGCAGCGCGCCGGGCTGCTCGGAGCCCTCCTCGCATCGGCGTGTTTCACGCTGCCATCGGCGCTGCTCATGATTGGCTTCGCCTACGGCGTCGCCCGTGCCTCGGACCTGGGCAACGCCGGCTGGCTGCATGGACTGAAGCTCGCGGCCGTCGCGGTCATCGCGCAGGCCGTGTGGGGCATGGGCAGGAGGCTGTGCATCGACCGCGCGCGCATCTCGCTGTGCATCGGCTCCGCGGCGGTGCTGCTCGCGTTCCCGGGCGCCCTCGCCCAGTTTGGCGTCATCGCGGGCGGCGGTCTCGTCGGCTGGTGGCTCTATCGAAGCACGGTCTCAGTGGGGGCGCCGCCGGGCGTCGTCAGCGGTACACGCGGCCATATCGCGGCAGCGGGAGCGCTCGTCGCCTTTCTCGCCCTGCAGGTGGCGCTCCCGTTGCTCGCCTCCGCGACGGAGTCGCACGACCTCGCCGTCTTCGACAGTCTCTATCGCGCCGGCTCGCTCGTGTTCGGCGGCGGGCACGTCGTCCTCCCGCTCTTGCGCGCCGAGATCGTGCCCCGCGGCTGGCTCACCGATGATCAGTTCCTCGCCGGCTATGGGGCCGCCCAGGCGCTGCCGGGGCCACTGTTCGCCTTCGCGGCCTATCTTGGGGCAGCGATGAAACCTGGCGCTGGGAGTTGGCTCAACGGGCTGTGGTGTCTCCTGGCCATCTTCCTGCCTGCGTGGCTGCTCATTGGCGGGGCGCTCCCGTTCTGGCATCGGCTGCGAGAAAAGCGCTGGGCACGGGCGGCTCTCGCCGGTGCGAACGCCGCGGTCGTCGGTGTGCTTCTCGCGGCGCTCTACACTCCGGTCATGACGGAGAGCGTGCGCGGCCCCCGTGACGTCGTGGCAGCGCTCCTGGCCTTCGGGCTCCTCGAGCAATGGGCGGCACCGCCGTGGCTGGTTGTCGCCGCAAGCGCCGCGGCCGGGCAGTGGCTGCTCGGCGCTTGA
- a CDS encoding GNAT family N-acetyltransferase: MILRDVTDADLPIFFEHQRDPDALRMAAFSSRERDAFMAHWRTNVLRPENVSRTIVMGGAVVGNIGSWSQEGMRLIGYWIGREHWGKGVATRALAEFLLVEPTRPLHAWVALHNLASIRVLEKCGFRALLEESPEHPDGVAEVLMRLAPTE, encoded by the coding sequence ATGATCCTTCGCGACGTCACGGATGCGGACCTTCCCATCTTCTTCGAACACCAGCGGGACCCAGACGCGCTGCGCATGGCCGCGTTTTCATCGCGGGAGCGCGATGCGTTCATGGCCCACTGGCGGACAAACGTACTCCGCCCTGAAAACGTCTCCCGCACCATCGTCATGGGCGGCGCGGTCGTGGGGAACATCGGCAGTTGGTCGCAGGAGGGCATGCGCCTCATCGGCTATTGGATTGGTCGCGAGCACTGGGGCAAAGGCGTCGCCACTCGGGCCCTGGCTGAGTTCCTCCTGGTCGAGCCCACCCGGCCGCTTCATGCGTGGGTCGCGCTCCACAACCTCGCGTCGATCCGCGTCCTTGAGAAGTGTGGCTTCCGCGCCCTGCTCGAAGAGAGCCCGGAGCACCCGGACGGAGTCGCCGAAGTCCTCATGAGGCTTGCTCCGACGGAGTAG
- a CDS encoding AraC family transcriptional regulator, with translation MTHPLNELRALVLRHASAPPPVLPGVTLWSSRRPTAPTPTMYEPKIYFPLQGAKRLSSGDRTLKYGAGSFVLVSLDVPVVGAVIEASADHPYLAVSLELDPASIAALLLELPPATVADSSDAAKALMVTPTTEAMCDALLRMLRLLDAPADAPLLAPMIERELLYRVLQSPRGVVLRQIARADSRLAQIQRAVKWIRAHLAESLPVETLAGIASMSVSSFHRHFKAVTGLSPLAFHKQVRLQEARLRLLAAPPGAVSSVAFAVGYESASQFSREYVRQFGISPGRDAARLRAG, from the coding sequence ATGACCCACCCGTTGAACGAACTCCGCGCGCTGGTCCTTCGCCACGCCTCCGCACCTCCGCCCGTACTCCCCGGCGTCACGCTTTGGTCCAGCCGCCGCCCCACGGCGCCGACGCCCACGATGTATGAGCCGAAGATCTACTTCCCACTCCAAGGCGCCAAGCGGCTCAGCAGCGGCGACCGGACACTGAAGTACGGGGCGGGCAGCTTCGTCCTCGTCTCGCTCGACGTGCCGGTCGTCGGGGCGGTCATCGAGGCGAGCGCGGATCATCCGTACCTCGCGGTGTCGCTCGAGCTCGATCCCGCGAGCATCGCTGCCTTGCTGCTCGAGCTTCCACCCGCGACGGTGGCGGACAGCTCGGACGCGGCGAAAGCACTCATGGTCACCCCCACCACCGAGGCGATGTGCGACGCGCTCTTGCGCATGCTCCGCCTGCTCGACGCACCGGCGGACGCACCGCTGCTCGCGCCGATGATCGAGCGTGAGCTGCTCTACCGCGTCCTCCAGAGCCCGCGCGGTGTCGTCTTGCGACAGATTGCCCGGGCGGACAGCCGGCTGGCGCAAATCCAGCGTGCCGTGAAGTGGATCCGCGCGCACCTCGCCGAGTCGCTCCCGGTGGAGACGCTCGCGGGGATCGCGTCGATGAGCGTGTCGTCGTTCCACCGGCACTTCAAGGCGGTCACCGGCCTCAGCCCGCTCGCCTTCCACAAGCAGGTGCGCCTGCAGGAGGCGCGTCTGCGCCTGCTCGCCGCGCCCCCGGGTGCGGTGTCCAGCGTCGCGTTCGCCGTGGGCTACGAGAGCGCCTCTCAGTTCAGCCGGGAGTACGTCCGTCAGTTCGGGATCTCACCGGGAAGAGACGCAGCGCGCCTCCGCGCCGGTTGA
- a CDS encoding SDR family oxidoreductase, with translation MSTRKTAVITGANKGLGREIARRLGQKEYTVWLGCRDTERGDKAAAGLRAEGIDAHALQLDVTSDASVKEAALTFGKISPRLDVLVNNAGIFTGEWGPPSQTRLDDMRAIYEVNTFGPVRVTQAFLPFLVKSGQGRIVMMSSSLGSISNQLDTTSEDYGVNLLAYNSSKSALNMITVLFAKELAAHGIKVNAANPGYTATDLNQHQGRRTVAEGAEIAVRLATLGQGGPTAGFFHDGHASGPGSQHNW, from the coding sequence ATGAGCACGCGGAAGACGGCGGTGATCACCGGCGCGAACAAGGGACTCGGGCGCGAGATCGCGCGGCGACTGGGACAGAAGGAATACACGGTATGGCTCGGCTGCCGGGACACCGAGCGTGGCGACAAGGCAGCCGCTGGCTTGCGCGCGGAAGGCATCGACGCCCACGCGCTCCAGCTCGACGTGACGAGCGACGCGAGCGTGAAGGAGGCGGCCCTGACCTTCGGCAAGATCAGCCCGCGGCTCGACGTGCTGGTGAACAATGCCGGAATCTTCACCGGCGAGTGGGGGCCACCGAGCCAGACCCGCCTCGATGACATGCGCGCCATCTACGAGGTGAACACCTTCGGACCGGTGCGCGTCACCCAGGCCTTCCTGCCGTTCCTGGTCAAGTCAGGCCAGGGCCGCATCGTCATGATGAGCAGCAGCCTGGGCTCGATCTCGAATCAGCTCGACACGACGAGCGAGGACTACGGCGTCAACCTGCTCGCCTACAACTCGTCGAAGAGTGCGCTCAACATGATCACCGTGCTCTTCGCCAAGGAACTCGCGGCCCACGGCATCAAGGTCAACGCGGCCAATCCCGGCTATACGGCGACGGATCTCAACCAGCACCAGGGCCGCAGGACCGTTGCCGAGGGAGCCGAGATCGCGGTCCGGCTCGCCACGCTCGGACAGGGGGGACCGACAGCAGGCTTTTTCCACGACGGACACGCCAGCGGCCCCGGGAGCCAACACAACTGGTAA
- a CDS encoding heavy metal translocating P-type ATPase, with the protein MKSSWLPRAGLLAVSAGGLLVGGVAWLLGASQVADVAWAAGVVPVMLVVAVSIIQALRHGTTGVDIVALLAMGGALGLGQYLAGAIIALMYSSGGALEDYARTRARRELSSLLGRAPKVATRYEEGGLVQVPVGALEPGDLLLIKGGEVVPVDGLVASPEAVLDESALTGESLPVSHPMGQRVRSGTISAGPPFELRGLSTADESTYAGVVRLVQSAQASKAPFVRIADRYALLFVPFTLALSGVAGLLAGDPVRALAVLVVATPCPLILAAPVAIVSGISRAARRGVLIKDGAALEALACTQTLLFDKTGTLTSGQARLTAIETAGTQGPEELLRLGASLEQASQHVIASAIVSAARERGLALSLPTGAKEEPGVGMSGVVEGHRLRLGSPAWVEDSESLSPWTRVVLRRMGYEGCSGVFISIDGRLAGALLLADEIRPEAPRALRLLSRAGVKRLIMVSGDRAEVAETIGAALGVDAVLAERSPEEKVQAVLSQRAAGITLMVGDGINDAPALAAADVGVAMGARGSGASAEAADVVLLVDRLDRLVEGILVARRARSIALQSVAVGMSLSVVAMGFAAVGLLGPVVGAVLQEGIDVAVILNALRALGGGGLVPARHGLPEQTVRQLMAEHQELRPVLERVQSMADRLDALGARQQKSELVELDVLLHERLLPHERRDDTELYPTLARLLGGEDPLGTMSRTHREIAHLSRLYHRRVVDLGEQGPDALERRELRRLLYGLGAILQLHFAQEEEIFEAVS; encoded by the coding sequence ATGAAGTCCTCCTGGCTCCCAAGAGCAGGGCTGCTGGCCGTGTCCGCAGGGGGGCTGCTGGTCGGAGGCGTCGCCTGGCTTCTCGGCGCCTCCCAGGTCGCGGACGTCGCATGGGCCGCAGGCGTCGTGCCCGTGATGCTCGTCGTGGCGGTATCCATCATCCAGGCCCTGCGTCACGGCACGACGGGAGTGGACATCGTCGCCCTGCTCGCGATGGGAGGCGCCCTTGGGCTCGGTCAGTACCTCGCGGGCGCCATCATCGCCCTCATGTACTCGAGTGGCGGTGCCCTGGAGGACTACGCGCGTACCCGCGCAAGGCGCGAGCTGTCCTCGTTGCTCGGACGGGCTCCCAAGGTGGCCACCCGATATGAAGAAGGGGGGCTCGTACAGGTGCCAGTAGGGGCGCTGGAGCCCGGGGACCTGCTGCTCATCAAGGGAGGCGAGGTGGTGCCCGTGGATGGCCTCGTGGCCTCCCCGGAGGCGGTGCTGGATGAGTCGGCGCTCACGGGCGAGTCGCTCCCCGTGTCCCACCCCATGGGGCAGCGCGTGCGTAGTGGCACCATCAGCGCGGGCCCGCCCTTCGAACTGCGCGGGCTCTCCACGGCCGACGAGAGCACCTACGCGGGCGTGGTGCGCCTGGTTCAATCCGCGCAGGCCTCGAAGGCGCCCTTCGTTCGCATCGCCGACCGTTATGCGCTGCTCTTCGTCCCGTTCACCCTGGCCCTCTCCGGTGTGGCCGGGTTGCTGGCCGGCGACCCGGTGCGGGCGCTCGCCGTGCTCGTTGTGGCCACACCTTGTCCCCTCATCCTCGCGGCTCCCGTGGCCATCGTGTCAGGGATCTCCCGTGCGGCCCGCCGCGGAGTGCTCATCAAGGATGGCGCGGCCCTGGAGGCGCTCGCTTGCACGCAGACGCTGCTGTTCGACAAGACGGGGACCCTCACCTCGGGACAGGCCCGACTCACGGCCATCGAAACCGCCGGCACCCAGGGGCCCGAGGAACTGTTGCGGCTGGGCGCTTCGCTGGAGCAGGCGTCCCAGCACGTCATCGCCAGCGCCATCGTCTCCGCCGCGCGCGAGCGAGGCCTTGCTCTCTCTCTGCCCACCGGCGCGAAGGAGGAGCCCGGGGTCGGCATGAGCGGCGTGGTGGAGGGACACCGGCTGCGGCTCGGCTCACCTGCCTGGGTGGAGGACTCGGAGTCGCTCTCGCCCTGGACTCGCGTGGTGCTGCGACGCATGGGGTATGAGGGCTGTTCCGGGGTATTCATCTCCATCGACGGCAGGTTGGCCGGAGCGCTCCTGCTGGCGGACGAAATCCGTCCCGAAGCGCCGAGGGCGCTGCGGCTGCTGAGCCGGGCCGGCGTGAAGCGGCTCATCATGGTGAGCGGAGATCGGGCGGAGGTGGCGGAGACGATTGGCGCCGCCCTGGGCGTGGACGCCGTGCTTGCCGAGCGCAGCCCCGAAGAGAAGGTCCAAGCGGTCCTTTCCCAGCGCGCCGCTGGCATCACGCTCATGGTCGGGGATGGCATCAACGATGCGCCCGCGCTGGCGGCCGCGGACGTGGGCGTCGCGATGGGCGCGCGGGGTTCGGGGGCCTCGGCGGAAGCCGCGGACGTGGTGCTGCTCGTGGACAGGTTGGATCGCCTCGTGGAGGGAATCCTCGTGGCCCGCCGCGCTCGCTCCATCGCCCTGCAGAGTGTCGCGGTGGGCATGAGCCTGTCCGTGGTGGCCATGGGGTTCGCGGCGGTGGGCCTGCTGGGGCCGGTGGTGGGGGCCGTGCTGCAGGAGGGCATCGACGTGGCCGTCATCCTCAACGCCCTGCGAGCTCTGGGCGGAGGCGGCTTGGTGCCTGCGCGCCATGGCCTGCCGGAGCAGACGGTGCGCCAGCTGATGGCCGAGCATCAGGAGCTGCGCCCCGTGCTCGAGCGTGTCCAATCGATGGCCGACCGGCTGGATGCGCTTGGCGCACGCCAGCAGAAGTCTGAACTGGTGGAGCTGGATGTGCTGCTGCACGAGCGGCTGTTGCCTCACGAGCGCAGGGATGACACCGAACTCTATCCCACGCTGGCGCGACTGCTCGGGGGCGAAGATCCGTTGGGAACCATGAGCCGTACCCACCGGGAGATCGCCCACCTGAGTCGCCTCTATCACCGCCGGGTGGTGGACCTGGGCGAACAGGGGCCGGACGCGCTGGAGCGGCGCGAGTTGCGGAGGCTCCTGTACGGTCTGGGCGCCATCCTCCAGCTCCACTTCGCCCAGGAGGAGGAGATCTTCGAGGCCGTCTCCTGA
- a CDS encoding response regulator translates to MIRLVLADDHAMVRQGLRSLLDLTPDLRVVGEAVDGEEALAKVAELDPDVVLMDVRMPRMTGLEALRALRRDTPHRRVVLLTTFDEDAAIIEALRAGVQGFLLKDVSLEELSDAIRRVHAGQTLLPPGVAERVARGLAELPRDFPHAELPEGLTRRELEVLRLIARGWSNREIADALGTAEGTVKNQTSSILSKLGVRDRTRAVLRGMELGCL, encoded by the coding sequence ATGATCCGGCTGGTCCTGGCGGATGACCATGCCATGGTGCGGCAGGGCCTGCGGAGCCTGCTGGACCTCACCCCGGACCTGCGAGTGGTGGGCGAGGCGGTGGACGGGGAAGAGGCGCTGGCCAAGGTCGCGGAGCTGGATCCGGACGTGGTGCTGATGGACGTGCGCATGCCTCGGATGACGGGCCTGGAGGCCCTGCGCGCGCTGCGCCGCGATACCCCTCACCGTCGCGTGGTGCTGCTCACCACCTTCGACGAGGACGCGGCCATCATCGAGGCGCTGCGCGCCGGTGTGCAGGGCTTCCTGCTCAAGGACGTGTCCCTGGAGGAGCTCTCCGACGCCATCCGCCGCGTCCACGCGGGACAGACACTGCTCCCTCCTGGTGTGGCGGAGCGCGTCGCGCGCGGCCTGGCGGAGCTGCCTCGGGACTTCCCTCACGCGGAGCTCCCCGAGGGACTCACCCGCCGCGAACTGGAGGTGCTGCGCCTCATCGCTCGAGGATGGTCCAACCGGGAGATCGCCGACGCGCTCGGCACCGCCGAGGGGACGGTGAAGAACCAGACCTCCAGCATCCTGTCCAAGCTGGGCGTGAGGGACCGTACCCGCGCCGTCCTGCGAGGCATGGAGCTTGGTTGCCTCTAG
- a CDS encoding sensor histidine kinase: MKSPSTRRMLLAAGLLTWGVVGSPHVEALLRGGVPSLLSPMSLLWLVAFVGFGMAYARNAIAEDDGSVPVLAVQSLAGLIAVGASRTGVDGALLAIVAAQVPELLPQRRAVLWVATQSVALVLVYLCLHSLSHALIQGLIFIGFQGFTLASAVVMVREAQAGRELARLHAELQSTQVLLAAREREGERLRIARELHDSLGHHLTALSLNLEAAAYTAKDTPSAEHLRRAREAARTLLSEVRETVSALRDTPPPLRASLHALAANTPGLTVDLDIPEDLALASSEATHSLIRCVQEVLTNTLRHALATRLWIRVESTPAGGVRVVTRDDGRGATTPTPGAGLTGMRERFTRLGGDVVWRAEAGRGWELEAWLPAMVRGDS, encoded by the coding sequence GTGAAATCTCCCTCCACCCGGCGCATGCTGCTGGCGGCCGGGTTGCTGACCTGGGGCGTCGTCGGCTCGCCCCACGTCGAGGCGCTGCTGCGCGGTGGAGTCCCCTCGCTCCTGTCACCCATGTCGCTGCTCTGGCTGGTGGCGTTCGTCGGTTTCGGCATGGCCTACGCGCGCAACGCCATCGCCGAGGATGACGGCAGCGTGCCCGTGCTGGCGGTCCAGTCACTCGCGGGACTCATCGCCGTGGGCGCCAGTCGCACGGGCGTGGATGGCGCGCTGCTCGCCATCGTCGCGGCCCAGGTGCCCGAGCTGCTCCCCCAGCGTCGAGCGGTGCTCTGGGTGGCCACGCAGTCCGTGGCGCTGGTGCTGGTGTACCTGTGCCTCCATTCCCTCTCGCATGCCCTCATCCAGGGGCTCATCTTCATCGGCTTCCAGGGGTTCACCCTGGCCTCGGCCGTCGTCATGGTGCGCGAGGCCCAGGCGGGGCGGGAGCTGGCCCGGCTCCACGCGGAGCTGCAGTCCACGCAGGTGCTGCTCGCGGCCCGGGAGCGGGAAGGGGAGCGGCTGCGCATCGCGCGGGAGCTGCACGACTCGCTCGGGCACCACCTGACGGCCCTGTCGCTCAACCTGGAGGCCGCGGCGTACACCGCGAAGGACACGCCCTCGGCCGAGCATCTGCGGCGTGCCCGCGAGGCCGCGCGGACCCTCTTGTCCGAGGTGCGCGAGACGGTCTCGGCCCTGCGTGACACGCCACCTCCTCTGCGCGCCTCCCTGCACGCGCTCGCCGCGAACACGCCGGGACTGACGGTCGACCTCGACATCCCGGAGGACCTCGCGCTCGCTTCATCCGAAGCGACACACTCGCTCATCCGCTGTGTCCAGGAGGTCCTCACGAACACGCTGCGCCATGCGCTCGCCACGCGGTTGTGGATTCGCGTCGAGTCCACCCCGGCGGGCGGGGTGCGGGTCGTCACGCGGGATGACGGACGGGGCGCGACGACTCCCACGCCCGGCGCCGGGCTCACCGGCATGCGCGAGCGCTTCACTCGACTGGGCGGGGACGTGGTGTGGCGCGCGGAGGCGGGGCGGGGGTGGGAGCTGGAGGCCTGGCTCCCCGCGATGGTGAGGGGGGACTCATGA
- a CDS encoding DUF2306 domain-containing protein → MTFYSLARSLHIAAGVVGFITLWLPLFARKGGALHRRMGWVYVSAMGVVAFTALILSGTRFIVDPAVRSVALFFISLSTQSAAAASLGVRVLRAKQRTTAHRSVYDLGIAGLTLGTGLVTLTWGVMMNAPLLWGFAPVGIFVGASTLYYWLTPPRERMHWWFQHMAAMVTSGIGTLTAVLVVNARHLGISGMQLAVFLGPTVVGVTGLRLWVRHYRQKFSPPPRALSNAPLAGAER, encoded by the coding sequence ATGACGTTCTACTCGCTCGCCCGCTCGCTCCACATCGCTGCGGGGGTCGTGGGCTTCATCACCCTGTGGCTGCCGTTGTTCGCTCGAAAGGGCGGCGCGCTGCACCGGCGCATGGGCTGGGTGTACGTGAGCGCCATGGGGGTCGTCGCCTTCACGGCCCTGATTCTCTCCGGGACGCGGTTCATCGTGGATCCGGCCGTGCGGTCCGTCGCCCTCTTCTTCATCTCCCTGAGCACGCAGAGCGCGGCGGCGGCCTCGCTGGGAGTCCGGGTGCTGCGCGCGAAGCAGCGCACCACCGCGCACCGGAGCGTCTACGACCTGGGCATCGCCGGCCTCACCCTCGGCACGGGGCTCGTCACGCTGACCTGGGGCGTGATGATGAACGCGCCCTTGCTGTGGGGCTTCGCGCCCGTGGGAATCTTCGTGGGCGCGTCGACGCTGTACTACTGGCTGACGCCTCCCCGGGAGCGCATGCACTGGTGGTTCCAGCACATGGCCGCCATGGTGACCTCAGGCATCGGCACGCTCACGGCGGTCCTGGTGGTGAATGCCCGGCACCTGGGCATCAGCGGAATGCAGCTCGCCGTGTTCCTCGGCCCCACGGTGGTCGGGGTCACGGGGCTCCGCCTCTGGGTGCGCCACTACCGCCAGAAGTTCTCGCCTCCGCCCAGGGCGCTGTCGAACGCGCCCCTCGCAGGCGCCGAGCGCTGA